A single genomic interval of Chryseobacterium paludis harbors:
- a CDS encoding glycosyltransferase family 9 protein, with protein sequence MKIPKQLNVIRRRVMRSLTKNIGKSNSTVKQGKEVTIKKILISRPNHRLGNLLLLSPIVQEVIDTFPNAKIDLFVKGSISPIIFKNYENIDRIIQLPKKPFSNLLKYIKGWSLLRWTKYDLVINTSHSSSSGKLSTQMANAEYKFFNEWNDELHLKYPDYPHAAKNAIYNLRAFLTQLGFEENTGKIPFLSIKLDRNEIETGKIKLNEIINNDKRTICLFTNATGDKCYSKDWWASFHENLQSAFPDYNIIELLPVENISRLDFKIPSFYSTDIREMGSFIANTSVFIAADNGVMHLSSAVETPTVGLFAVTDENAYKPYNDKSFSINTNHVNEHQIMDMLKAVLN encoded by the coding sequence ATGAAGATACCCAAACAACTCAATGTTATCAGGAGGAGGGTGATGCGGAGCCTTACAAAAAATATAGGGAAATCAAATTCCACTGTTAAGCAGGGCAAAGAGGTAACGATAAAAAAAATACTCATCTCCCGCCCCAATCATAGATTGGGAAATCTTTTGTTGCTTTCACCAATAGTTCAGGAAGTTATTGACACTTTTCCAAATGCCAAAATTGATCTATTTGTAAAAGGCAGTATTTCACCCATTATTTTTAAAAATTACGAAAATATTGATCGGATCATTCAACTTCCAAAGAAGCCGTTCAGTAATTTATTAAAATATATAAAAGGCTGGAGTCTGCTGCGCTGGACCAAATATGATCTGGTTATCAATACAAGCCACAGCTCATCTTCGGGAAAATTATCTACTCAGATGGCCAATGCTGAGTACAAGTTTTTTAATGAATGGAATGATGAACTCCATTTAAAATACCCGGACTATCCACATGCCGCAAAAAATGCAATCTACAATCTGCGGGCATTTCTTACCCAATTGGGATTTGAAGAAAATACAGGCAAAATCCCTTTTTTAAGTATAAAACTGGATAGAAATGAGATAGAAACCGGCAAAATAAAACTAAACGAAATCATCAACAATGACAAAAGGACCATTTGTCTTTTCACAAACGCTACCGGGGACAAGTGTTATTCGAAAGACTGGTGGGCTTCATTTCATGAAAATTTACAGTCTGCGTTTCCAGATTATAATATCATCGAACTCTTACCCGTGGAAAATATTTCCAGATTAGATTTTAAAATCCCGTCTTTCTACAGTACAGATATTCGGGAGATGGGTTCTTTCATTGCTAATACAAGTGTTTTTATCGCTGCAGATAATGGTGTAATGCATTTGTCCAGCGCTGTAGAAACCCCAACTGTAGGACTGTTTGCAGTAACTGATGAGAACGCATACAAACCTTACAATGACAAAAGTTTTTCTATTAATACAAACCACGTTAATGAACATCAAATAATGGACATGCTAAAAGCAGTTCTTAATTAA
- a CDS encoding lipopolysaccharide kinase InaA family protein: MNIVLTPDYSHYKDEIIRIIKNFHNEGTLIGPGSRNIVKSFTIDGKQLNFKSFKQHNFINRHVYKYYRKSKAKRSFEYANMLIEKNFYSPQPIAYVEFHDWLGLTNSYYISEQLENTCTLENVFYSERPFEDVKEIIKAYTQLVFQLHEQGIEFIDNSPGNFLIEKINDAYRFFMVDLNRMNFHADFELPKRIKNFSRIANDPKILKIISTEYSLLAGISPEYFLKQIVNASNKLRTKRKIKKVLKFYKYFLKVIPVSRNLILISMISLLESDLPFLLSV; the protein is encoded by the coding sequence ATGAATATTGTTCTTACACCCGATTATTCTCATTATAAGGATGAAATAATCCGTATCATAAAAAACTTCCATAACGAGGGTACTTTAATTGGTCCCGGAAGCAGAAATATTGTAAAATCATTTACAATCGACGGAAAGCAGCTGAATTTTAAATCATTTAAGCAGCATAACTTTATCAACAGGCATGTTTATAAGTATTACCGTAAGTCTAAAGCAAAACGATCTTTCGAATATGCCAATATGCTGATTGAGAAAAACTTCTACTCCCCACAGCCCATCGCCTACGTAGAATTTCATGATTGGCTGGGGCTAACAAACAGCTATTATATAAGCGAACAACTAGAAAACACCTGTACCTTAGAAAACGTTTTTTATTCCGAAAGACCTTTTGAGGATGTGAAAGAGATTATCAAAGCGTACACCCAGTTAGTTTTTCAATTGCATGAACAGGGAATTGAATTCATTGATAATTCTCCAGGAAATTTCTTAATAGAAAAGATCAACGATGCCTATCGTTTTTTTATGGTAGATCTTAACAGAATGAATTTTCATGCCGATTTTGAACTTCCAAAAAGGATTAAAAACTTTTCACGAATAGCCAATGATCCAAAGATTCTCAAAATCATCAGTACAGAATATTCGTTACTGGCAGGAATTTCCCCCGAATACTTTTTAAAACAAATCGTTAATGCCAGCAACAAGCTACGAACCAAGCGTAAGATAAAAAAAGTATTGAAGTTTTATAAATATTTCCTGAAAGTCATTCCAGTGTCTAGAAATTTAATACTCATTTCAATGATCAGCCTTTTAGAATCTGACTTACCTTTTCTTCTTTCGGTTTAA
- a CDS encoding helix-turn-helix domain-containing protein, with protein MEKLKSLRKQRGYTQEYMSQILATDVSNYCRKESGDVKIFDDEWEKLAKALNVPVEDIKEERTNGVVQNNDNLTFNDSSSFQQTGNTNQYYNIPDYMLENHKEYIDMLKEQNEALKKELEKFKSGK; from the coding sequence ATGGAAAAGCTAAAAAGTCTAAGAAAGCAGAGAGGATATACTCAGGAATACATGTCACAAATTCTGGCGACGGATGTTTCAAACTATTGCAGAAAAGAAAGCGGCGATGTAAAGATATTTGATGATGAATGGGAGAAGTTGGCTAAAGCTTTGAATGTTCCAGTGGAAGATATTAAAGAAGAAAGAACTAATGGCGTTGTTCAAAACAATGACAACTTAACTTTTAATGATAGTAGTTCTTTTCAGCAAACAGGTAATACAAATCAATATTATAATATTCCGGACTATATGCTGGAAAATCATAAGGAATATATTGATATGTTGAAGGAACAGAATGAAGCTTTGAAAAAGGAATTGGAGAAGTTTAAATCTGGGAAGTAA
- a CDS encoding GlxA family transcriptional regulator — translation MQISVFVPQYGTIEAITPAFRTFHTANEFLSVFGKKPIFKVEYVGLNEYVPANSGEYTIKTNRLLQNVTHTDLLIIPPTFGTMDEGIAANADAIPYFRKLYFGGTSLASLCVGAFLLAETGLLDGSKCSTHWAYINEFKNRYPQVEVEDGAIITEHDNIYSSGGASSLWNLILYLVEKYSDRETAIMISKYFALDISRDNQSQFAIFRGQRSHTDEQIKKVQDFIEEHYEEKINVENLAAYAGTGRRTFERRFKDATNNTPVEYMQRVRIEAAKKFFEASRKNVSEVMYDVGYTDTKAFRDIFRKITGLTPIEYRNKFAKVY, via the coding sequence ATGCAGATATCAGTTTTTGTTCCTCAATATGGTACGATAGAAGCCATAACCCCGGCATTCAGGACTTTTCATACGGCCAATGAGTTTCTTTCCGTGTTTGGGAAAAAGCCCATCTTTAAAGTGGAATATGTAGGATTAAACGAATATGTTCCGGCTAATAGTGGGGAATATACGATAAAGACCAACAGGCTACTTCAGAACGTTACCCATACGGATCTGCTTATTATTCCTCCTACCTTTGGGACTATGGATGAAGGTATAGCAGCCAATGCAGACGCAATTCCTTATTTCAGGAAGCTTTATTTCGGAGGAACAAGCCTTGCCAGTTTATGTGTCGGAGCCTTTCTTCTTGCAGAAACAGGTCTTCTTGACGGCAGTAAATGTTCCACCCATTGGGCCTATATCAATGAGTTTAAAAACAGGTATCCGCAGGTAGAAGTAGAAGACGGCGCTATTATAACAGAGCATGATAATATTTACAGCAGTGGCGGAGCCAGCAGCTTATGGAACCTGATACTATACCTTGTAGAAAAATATTCGGACAGGGAAACAGCTATTATGATTTCAAAATATTTTGCATTAGATATAAGCAGAGATAACCAGTCGCAGTTTGCGATTTTCCGTGGTCAGAGAAGCCATACCGATGAACAGATTAAGAAGGTTCAGGATTTTATAGAGGAACACTATGAAGAGAAAATAAATGTTGAAAATCTTGCGGCATATGCCGGTACAGGACGCCGTACCTTTGAAAGAAGGTTTAAAGATGCTACAAACAATACTCCTGTAGAATACATGCAGCGGGTACGGATAGAAGCTGCTAAAAAGTTTTTTGAAGCATCACGGAAAAATGTTTCGGAAGTAATGTATGATGTAGGCTATACGGATACGAAAGCTTTTCGTGATATTTTCAGAAAAATAACAGGACTTACGCCTATTGAATACCGAAATAAGTTTGCCAAAGTTTATTAA
- a CDS encoding SRPBCC family protein: MKEQVKIKVQAEVNAPVEKVWKMWNSPEDIMNWNSADPSWHCPSSNNDLRVGGTFTNRMEARDGSFGFDFSGTYDKVDPNREITYTMSDGRTASTIFNEQDGKTLVTTSFDPETENDPEFQKQGWQAILNSFVKYAESSNN, from the coding sequence ATGAAAGAACAAGTAAAAATTAAGGTACAAGCTGAAGTTAATGCTCCTGTGGAAAAAGTATGGAAAATGTGGAATTCACCGGAAGATATTATGAACTGGAATTCGGCAGACCCAAGCTGGCATTGTCCGAGTAGTAATAACGATCTTAGAGTAGGAGGTACATTTACAAACAGAATGGAAGCCAGGGATGGAAGTTTCGGTTTCGATTTCTCCGGCACCTATGATAAGGTGGACCCAAACAGGGAAATAACTTATACCATGTCTGATGGAAGAACAGCTTCTACCATCTTCAATGAACAGGACGGAAAAACGTTGGTAACCACAAGCTTTGATCCTGAAACAGAGAATGACCCTGAATTTCAGAAACAAGGCTGGCAGGCTATTCTAAATAGTTTTGTAAAATATGCAGAATCATCTAATAATTAG
- a CDS encoding DoxX family protein — protein MKKNRIIFWAATIVLSLWEGVMPAATLLFAPEYVNAGTKALGYPDYFAYALIISKILGIVAISLNKIPATIKEWAYAGLAFNLIFAFISHACVDGNPAYMLMPLIFLALLAVSYRFRKWNVRKENVSASGVAA, from the coding sequence ATGAAAAAGAATAGAATAATTTTCTGGGCAGCTACCATTGTACTGTCCTTATGGGAAGGCGTTATGCCTGCTGCAACATTATTGTTTGCACCGGAATATGTAAATGCAGGAACAAAAGCGCTGGGGTATCCCGACTATTTTGCTTACGCATTAATTATCAGTAAAATATTAGGAATTGTAGCAATATCTCTTAATAAGATACCGGCTACAATAAAAGAATGGGCTTATGCAGGCCTGGCATTTAACCTAATATTTGCATTTATAAGCCACGCATGTGTTGATGGGAATCCGGCATATATGCTTATGCCTCTTATATTTCTGGCTTTGCTGGCAGTTTCTTATCGCTTCCGGAAATGGAATGTCCGAAAAGAAAACGTATCGGCTTCCGGAGTTGCTGCCTAG
- a CDS encoding SRPBCC family protein, whose protein sequence is MTNNSVSLHRIIQAAPEKVFRAFADVTAYASWIPPYGFICTVQQADFKEGGKFKMTFINFSTGNGHSFGGTYAEIREGQFLKYIEQFDNPVLQGEMTTTVSFGKVSCGTEIRIEQTGIPEQIPAEMCYLGWQESLDKLKRLVEPEIPDA, encoded by the coding sequence ATGACAAATAACAGCGTTTCATTACACAGAATAATCCAGGCTGCTCCAGAAAAAGTTTTTCGCGCATTTGCCGATGTGACAGCTTATGCCTCCTGGATTCCGCCTTATGGATTTATATGCACTGTACAGCAGGCAGATTTTAAAGAAGGCGGAAAGTTTAAAATGACTTTCATCAATTTCAGTACTGGTAATGGGCATTCCTTTGGTGGTACTTATGCTGAGATCAGAGAAGGGCAGTTCCTTAAATATATTGAGCAGTTTGATAATCCTGTTTTACAGGGAGAAATGACAACTACAGTCTCATTCGGTAAAGTATCGTGCGGAACAGAAATCAGAATTGAACAAACTGGTATTCCGGAACAGATACCTGCAGAAATGTGCTATCTGGGCTGGCAGGAATCTCTTGATAAATTAAAAAGGCTTGTTGAACCCGAAATTCCGGATGCTTAA
- a CDS encoding VOC family protein yields MLKQQYKSAKFGIFITLAGNCKEAFTFYQSCFGGELFFEILEIPLNQYPNKPVISGSLISERIVLYGSDLIHDEGYQIGNHLAIYFPCHNSSERFRLIIQLGGNIEDSSLELKKQRLIEITDIFGVRWILGLVHEK; encoded by the coding sequence ATGCTTAAACAACAATATAAATCTGCAAAATTCGGAATATTCATAACGCTGGCAGGAAATTGTAAAGAAGCATTTACTTTTTACCAATCATGCTTTGGAGGCGAACTTTTTTTTGAAATATTGGAAATACCTCTAAATCAATACCCCAATAAACCGGTGATTAGTGGTTCTCTAATTTCTGAACGCATCGTTCTTTATGGTTCCGACCTGATTCATGATGAAGGATATCAAATCGGCAATCACCTTGCTATTTATTTTCCTTGCCACAATTCATCCGAACGATTTAGGCTCATCATACAGCTCGGCGGGAATATAGAAGATTCTTCTCTGGAGTTGAAAAAGCAAAGGCTCATCGAAATAACCGATATTTTTGGGGTTCGGTGGATATTGGGATTGGTTCACGAAAAGTAA
- a CDS encoding DUF3127 domain-containing protein, with protein sequence MELQGTVKKLFDAQTFASGFQKREMVILTQEQYPQPINIEFLSDKISLLDNLKEGENVKVGINIRGREWTSPQGETKYFNSITGWKIEKVMDNGSEPTQASPSQSASPVSNENPFAGDEDDDLPF encoded by the coding sequence ATGGAATTACAAGGAACGGTAAAGAAACTTTTTGATGCTCAGACATTTGCGAGTGGATTTCAAAAGAGAGAAATGGTTATTTTAACTCAGGAACAGTATCCACAGCCGATAAACATAGAGTTTTTGTCTGATAAGATCAGTTTATTAGATAACCTTAAAGAAGGAGAAAATGTAAAGGTGGGAATCAACATCAGAGGAAGAGAATGGACGTCTCCACAAGGGGAAACTAAATATTTCAACTCTATTACAGGTTGGAAAATAGAAAAAGTAATGGATAATGGATCTGAGCCAACTCAGGCTAGTCCATCACAATCTGCTTCTCCGGTTTCAAATGAGAATCCATTTGCAGGAGATGAGGATGATGATTTACCTTTTTAA
- the aat gene encoding leucyl/phenylalanyl-tRNA--protein transferase produces the protein MVRLDKNEISFPDPELYDGHEGVIAFGGDLSVDRIWFAYQLGIFPWYNPGEEILWWSPDPRFVLFPNELKVSKSMRKILNRGVFTFTENKDFRGVIKNCQEISRSGQSGTWLSDELMESFIKLHEYGLAKSIEVWKDEELVGGFYGLQIGNVFCGESMFAKVSNASKAGFIHFVETYKDQLDLVDCQSHTEHLESLGARMIPKKQFLHHLHKK, from the coding sequence ATGGTTCGATTAGACAAAAACGAGATTTCATTTCCTGATCCGGAACTTTATGACGGGCATGAAGGAGTTATAGCTTTTGGGGGTGATCTATCAGTAGACAGGATTTGGTTTGCTTATCAGTTGGGCATTTTTCCCTGGTACAATCCCGGGGAAGAGATTCTTTGGTGGAGTCCTGATCCGCGTTTTGTTTTATTTCCTAATGAATTAAAGGTTTCCAAATCGATGCGGAAAATACTCAACAGGGGTGTTTTCACATTTACTGAAAACAAGGATTTCAGGGGCGTGATCAAAAACTGCCAGGAAATAAGCAGAAGTGGCCAGTCGGGTACCTGGCTTTCTGACGAACTCATGGAATCGTTTATTAAACTTCACGAATATGGATTAGCAAAAAGCATCGAGGTGTGGAAAGATGAAGAATTGGTGGGTGGTTTTTATGGTCTTCAGATCGGGAATGTCTTTTGTGGCGAGAGCATGTTTGCGAAAGTAAGCAATGCTTCTAAAGCCGGTTTTATTCATTTTGTAGAAACCTACAAAGATCAGCTGGACCTCGTAGACTGCCAGTCTCATACCGAGCATCTGGAAAGTCTGGGAGCAAGGATGATTCCTAAAAAACAATTTTTACACCACTTACACAAAAAATAA
- a CDS encoding DMT family transporter, producing MKAEKEKWILLIVLTLIWGSSFILIKKSLEHYNPYQVGALRVLIAGIILLPVAISKYKLFPKKHLKWLILAAITGNFIPMFLFPIAETEVSSSIAGIINSMMPIFVIIVGALIWKFDTTKQQIIGVCISFAGVCLLAFGGDDEGKFKLIPILLLLLATLCYAISTTTVKSKLMELSSVILSSFVFSFVLFFPSIIALALTGFFSEFSFSEDNMMGLMFVGLLSVFGTGLAMTMNYRLLKVSSPLFASTVTLLMPIVAIIWGILDGESLTFLQFVGAAIIIGGLIFLRTKPTIKK from the coding sequence ATGAAAGCAGAAAAAGAGAAATGGATTCTTTTAATTGTACTCACCCTTATTTGGGGATCCTCTTTTATTTTAATAAAAAAATCTTTAGAACATTATAATCCCTATCAGGTAGGAGCCCTTCGGGTTCTTATTGCAGGAATTATATTACTTCCGGTCGCGATTTCCAAATATAAATTATTCCCGAAAAAACACTTGAAGTGGCTTATTTTAGCCGCGATCACCGGAAATTTCATTCCGATGTTCCTCTTCCCTATTGCGGAAACAGAAGTGAGCAGCAGTATTGCCGGGATCATAAATTCCATGATGCCTATTTTCGTGATTATTGTAGGCGCGCTGATCTGGAAGTTCGACACGACAAAACAACAGATTATTGGCGTCTGTATTAGCTTCGCAGGAGTTTGTCTGCTGGCTTTCGGAGGTGATGACGAAGGAAAGTTTAAACTCATTCCTATCTTATTGCTTCTATTGGCCACCTTATGTTATGCAATAAGCACAACGACGGTGAAATCCAAACTTATGGAATTGTCTTCCGTTATTTTATCATCATTCGTATTCTCTTTCGTATTGTTTTTCCCTTCTATAATTGCTTTGGCGCTAACCGGATTCTTTTCGGAATTTAGTTTTTCAGAAGATAACATGATGGGTCTTATGTTTGTAGGATTACTTTCCGTATTCGGAACTGGTCTGGCTATGACGATGAATTACAGACTACTGAAAGTATCTTCTCCTCTTTTTGCCTCTACGGTAACTTTATTGATGCCTATTGTTGCGATCATCTGGGGAATTTTAGATGGCGAATCTTTAACCTTTTTACAATTTGTAGGTGCAGCCATCATTATTGGAGGCCTGATCTTTTTAAGAACGAAACCCACTATAAAAAAATAA
- a CDS encoding tetratricopeptide repeat protein produces the protein MEEYFGNELVKKFEEMIENNDEFYFDTEELEDIIVYYLELGDFNYADNAVTYGLKLHPNSLDIKIKKLEVLLEWEDYNTAKELIDELKASSMEHTDFLVCYAKYYSNLGNPRRAIDICKKALELKEEENFLHNFIADEYVNLGDPFNALIHYKKALKEDPTDEYALENCMICFNDLKKSEEAIAFLNEYLDEFSYSETAWYEYGQFYFNRKNYEEAIKGFDYLLAINSSSVGVYANKSACYEALGQYKKAIEVYEEMLELEYTKAFTYYKIGLCYKALKQPIVALNSFQKSLREDPQFYLSMMEQSYLYEEMGGMAEALHFAKEATHLNDSNLDYQKRLAFLFIDSGKFEESLSCLKKLVASEPSRFYNWYAYSEVLMLLGEYEEAVTILYKAIENHNRAELYYQLSNCYFNLREQEKGIESLQQALDLDSTLVQDMQKKYPFIKDGVKKAKAKVKKKN, from the coding sequence TTGGAAGAATATTTTGGAAATGAACTTGTAAAAAAGTTCGAAGAAATGATTGAAAATAATGATGAATTCTATTTCGATACAGAAGAACTGGAAGACATTATTGTTTATTATCTGGAGCTGGGCGATTTTAACTATGCAGATAATGCTGTTACTTATGGCCTAAAGCTTCATCCTAATTCACTAGACATCAAGATCAAAAAGCTTGAAGTTCTGTTGGAGTGGGAAGATTATAATACGGCAAAAGAACTAATTGACGAGTTAAAGGCTTCATCCATGGAGCACACGGACTTTTTAGTTTGTTACGCCAAGTATTATTCGAATTTGGGAAATCCTAGAAGGGCTATCGATATTTGTAAAAAAGCATTAGAATTGAAAGAAGAAGAAAACTTCCTTCACAATTTTATTGCGGATGAATATGTAAACCTGGGAGATCCTTTCAACGCTCTTATACATTATAAAAAAGCATTGAAAGAAGACCCAACGGATGAATATGCGTTGGAGAACTGTATGATCTGCTTTAATGATTTAAAAAAGAGTGAGGAGGCTATTGCCTTTTTGAATGAATATTTAGATGAATTTTCTTATTCTGAGACCGCTTGGTATGAATACGGACAATTCTATTTCAACAGAAAGAATTATGAGGAGGCGATCAAAGGGTTTGATTACCTTTTAGCGATCAATTCATCTTCTGTGGGAGTGTATGCTAATAAGTCTGCTTGTTATGAGGCTTTAGGGCAATATAAGAAAGCAATCGAGGTTTATGAGGAAATGCTTGAATTGGAATATACGAAAGCATTTACTTATTATAAAATCGGATTGTGCTATAAAGCATTGAAACAGCCGATCGTGGCATTAAATTCTTTTCAGAAGTCATTGAGAGAAGATCCTCAGTTCTATCTTTCTATGATGGAGCAGTCGTACTTATATGAAGAGATGGGCGGAATGGCAGAAGCACTGCATTTTGCAAAAGAAGCAACTCACCTGAACGACAGCAATCTTGATTATCAGAAAAGATTGGCATTTTTGTTCATCGATTCAGGAAAGTTTGAAGAAAGCCTTTCTTGCTTAAAGAAACTGGTCGCTTCTGAGCCTTCAAGGTTTTACAATTGGTATGCATATTCAGAAGTATTAATGCTTTTGGGTGAGTATGAAGAAGCGGTTACGATTTTATATAAAGCAATAGAAAATCACAACAGAGCAGAATTGTATTATCAGCTAAGCAACTGTTATTTCAACCTGAGAGAACAGGAAAAAGGAATTGAATCGCTTCAACAGGCGTTAGACTTGGACTCAACTCTTGTTCAGGATATGCAGAAAAAATATCCTTTTATAAAAGATGGGGTTAAAAAGGCTAAAGCTAAAGTGAAGAAAAAGAATTAA
- a CDS encoding quinone oxidoreductase family protein: MKAAIVFEKGEIPQYADFPDPEVQDNEQLIYVKAASIKHLDRARASGKHYSTANEEHKPTVVGSDGAGLLEDGSKVYFFSKKGTVAEKAVADKKMIVPVPEGLDFSIASALPNAVMGSAMGLKFKTQLKEGETVLINGATGVTGKIAVQVAKLYGAKKIIVTGRNEDALKSLHELGADEVISLKLDDEDFKQRIKDIHHQTPIDVVLDYIWGHSVELLLSAIKGDGNFSHKTRLVSVGGMSGDTIQLSSQILRGTDLQISGSGLGSWSPEEFRLLLTEIIPEMFQAAADGKLKMETENVDLKDIKAIWENEIPNRKRLVVLI; encoded by the coding sequence ATGAAAGCAGCAATAGTATTTGAAAAAGGAGAAATTCCTCAATATGCAGATTTCCCTGATCCTGAAGTTCAGGATAATGAACAGTTGATTTATGTAAAAGCAGCGTCTATCAAACATCTCGACAGAGCAAGGGCAAGCGGAAAACATTATTCAACGGCAAATGAGGAACATAAACCTACTGTTGTCGGAAGTGATGGCGCCGGATTATTGGAAGACGGATCTAAAGTCTATTTCTTCAGTAAAAAAGGAACCGTAGCCGAAAAAGCAGTAGCCGACAAAAAAATGATCGTTCCTGTTCCCGAGGGATTAGACTTTTCAATAGCCTCAGCATTACCCAATGCAGTAATGGGATCAGCAATGGGACTGAAATTTAAAACACAGTTAAAAGAAGGGGAAACAGTTCTTATTAACGGGGCTACAGGAGTAACAGGTAAAATTGCCGTTCAGGTGGCGAAATTATACGGAGCCAAAAAAATAATTGTTACAGGAAGAAATGAAGACGCGCTGAAATCTCTACATGAATTGGGAGCCGATGAGGTGATCTCTTTAAAATTGGATGATGAAGATTTTAAGCAAAGAATAAAAGATATCCATCATCAGACTCCTATCGATGTTGTTCTGGATTATATCTGGGGGCATTCTGTTGAGCTTCTTTTATCAGCCATAAAAGGAGATGGAAATTTTTCTCATAAAACAAGGCTGGTTTCTGTAGGGGGAATGAGTGGAGATACCATTCAGTTATCGTCACAAATCCTGAGGGGTACTGACCTGCAGATTTCGGGTTCCGGTTTGGGAAGCTGGTCTCCGGAGGAATTTAGATTATTACTCACAGAGATTATTCCCGAAATGTTTCAGGCAGCAGCAGATGGAAAATTGAAAATGGAAACGGAAAACGTTGATTTAAAAGACATTAAAGCAATTTGGGAAAATGAAATTCCTAACAGAAAAAGGTTAGTCGTATTAATTTAA
- a CDS encoding Crp/Fnr family transcriptional regulator, protein MFEHLKNRFPFPKAKCAEFVKEFKRIEVPAKTILLKEDEVSLHAYYVEKGMARAWYNNDGKDITFQFFMENTMFSSLESFRKGLPSMVSFETIEPCVLWKIDKPTVDKILAEIYEDPQLRDRFMDSIFERTFDYMKHFFSFIKDSPQQRYLNLTREKPGIIKRAPQHYIASYLGITTVHLSRIKSKILKEK, encoded by the coding sequence ATGTTTGAGCACCTCAAAAACAGATTTCCTTTTCCAAAAGCCAAATGTGCAGAATTTGTGAAAGAATTCAAACGAATAGAAGTTCCCGCAAAAACAATCCTTTTGAAAGAAGATGAAGTGTCTTTACATGCTTATTATGTAGAAAAAGGAATGGCGCGGGCCTGGTATAATAATGATGGAAAAGATATCACATTCCAGTTTTTTATGGAAAATACCATGTTTTCATCCCTGGAAAGCTTTAGAAAAGGATTGCCAAGTATGGTTTCTTTTGAAACGATTGAACCCTGTGTGTTGTGGAAAATAGACAAGCCTACTGTTGATAAAATTTTAGCTGAGATCTATGAAGATCCTCAATTAAGAGACCGGTTTATGGATTCCATTTTTGAGCGGACTTTTGATTATATGAAACATTTTTTTTCATTTATTAAAGACAGTCCACAACAACGATACCTCAATCTTACAAGGGAAAAGCCAGGGATCATCAAAAGAGCCCCTCAGCATTATATTGCATCTTATCTTGGAATTACCACGGTGCATCTCAGCAGAATAAAAAGTAAGATCCTGAAAGAAAAATAA